One segment of Cinclus cinclus chromosome 30, bCinCin1.1, whole genome shotgun sequence DNA contains the following:
- the LOC134055040 gene encoding cytochrome c oxidase assembly protein COX14 homolog, which produces MVSRKQLADFGYKAFSGSMMLLTVYAGYLCSVRVQRMLQHRRERENTPGPES; this is translated from the coding sequence ATGGTGTCCAGAAAGCAGCTGGCAGACTTTGGCTACAAGGCGTTCTCGGGCTCCATGATGCTGCTGACGGTGTACGCCGGGTACCTGTGCAGTGTCCGTGTGCAGAGGATGCTCCAGCACCGCCGTGAGAGGGAGAACACGCCCGGCCCTGAGAGCTGA